The following proteins come from a genomic window of Pyxidicoccus sp. MSG2:
- a CDS encoding beta-ketoacyl synthase N-terminal-like domain-containing protein, with protein MRLTERDIYERVARQELSVEEAMELLAELDTGTASPPESRAHTASEPFEVRVRGFLEGRLRRVLQLSGEIPMDRGFMNLGASSASLLGATRELERELGVELFPTIFFEHGNLEALATYFAENHADRLRELLDARPVSMPAPAERAIPTPPPAEPRQQAPTPRAPRAAPAPSRERASRSSGPADIAIVGVSGRYPSARNLRDFWRVLAEGRDCITEIPRDRWDHSRYFDPDREKPGGAYSKWGGFLDDVDKFDALFFNISPREAELLDPQERLFLETAWGALEDAGYTRVGMRRGGLRPEEAGVFVGVMWSNYQLYGAEEARLGRGPLPVSAHWSIANRVSYFFDLQGPSLAVDTACSSSLTALHLACESLRSGDCRLALAGGVNLSTHPYKYLALSQGRFVSSDGRCRSFGEGGDGYVPGEGVGAVVLRTLEDAERDGDHIYAVIKGTAINHGGHANGFTVPNPNAQAALIRRALERSGIEPSTISYIEAHGTGTALGDPIEIAGLAQAFREHMPGTGVCPIGSVKSNIGHLESAAGIAALTKVLLQLEHRTLVPSLHSTPANPHIDFASTPFHVVREPMEWRRPVRADGEEVPRRAAVSSFGAGGSNGHVILEEYVEARSVAPASARRELVLLSAKNRERLREHAAHHLERLSENPPPLGDVAYTLQVAREAMPERLALLVRDADELRAKLTAFVERGELGEGVHAGSETSNSPRLRGSDAEDQAYVRMLFEGGKLDRLASFWTSGSEIDWGQLRANDGRRVPLPTYPFARERYWIEEVEKDESQVRPAPRPEADVPIARPSCHARDWRAAPLPGASPPLSARRLVILHDASAPESLRHAIATLVPDRLRIIEVGRINRAAASGRPALDRDDLDAGAALAREVLTSVRDVAGVLDLCDLTRADDGGRVEYGRIGFYQGALAERGAAPFLLLHVTAGLLSGETLAGAPLHGLVTAIAGEYRGVTARSIDVERGDIAPESLFALLASEAERIAPGATGLATAGRQVTTGADPSATAKGSLSDERHIATNAARAATTAASPTDERQVRYRSGQRQVPALREVTLKPGLSVAADRAYVISGGTRGLGAAFARFLIERGARRLALLGAQALPPRSEWARVAGEDSSDGQKVRAIQELEARGATVLLYTGRITDRAALRRYFAEVRTSLGPIAGVLHCAGAVSDESPAFLHKTRRGFERVLEPKLEGTHVLADLLEDERPDFFVLFSSVSAVVPSLAVGLSDYALANSFLDRFAEYQHRHGRTWFRSFNWPSFRDTGFGETTTDAYRSAGLAALSVEQGFALLDGALGITGEPVVLPSIGTPVLTSEAPPRAVAAAPPARSATVASGTGGSRAAAYEALVRIFSAELKLAPERFRGDVRFEEYGADSVLIASAVKQIEKVIGAAFEPGFLLEHPTLDSLSALLVERHPERFTAAPHAPPEEPPRTVPVSAPRPAPAQVPVRAVESPAPSPSASPDRTVPIAIVGMACRFPGAPDKERFWDNLARGECAIREVPRERWDPALFYSAEPGPGRTNSKWGGFVDGIDLFDPAYFRINESLALQMDPLQRLMLETSLLATLDAGYTRDELSNRRVGVYVGTRVGNYMSRIEQPEKGTIVGVGQNFIGARISDYFNWRGNNVVIDSACSSSLVSVHLACQALREREIDAAVAGGVDVMLDELTYLTLSAAGALSPDGRCYTFDERANGFVPGEGVGALMLKRLDDALRDGDRIQAVIRGSAVNNDGRTMGITTPNMEAQVEVIEAALAKSGLSAADVSYVEAHGTGTMIGDPIELKALATVFRRATEARGFCAVGSVKTNLGHLLSAAGIAGLVKTALSLDRKQLPPTLHCDRPNPRFAFDQSPFYVNRELRPWTLPTGQLRRAGISAFGFGGTNCHMVLEEHVAPYEPRRTPLPPPAFNKRSFLLPARRRNDAGVPLAAAPAPSHEAPLLRFEPLSSAPGDAAPVLRFEPLVTERPGRLPSTGAKAP; from the coding sequence ATGAGGCTGACCGAACGGGACATCTACGAGCGCGTCGCACGGCAGGAGCTTTCGGTCGAAGAGGCCATGGAGCTGCTCGCCGAGCTCGACACGGGGACAGCGAGTCCTCCGGAGTCCCGCGCCCATACGGCGTCAGAACCCTTCGAGGTGCGGGTCCGCGGGTTCCTTGAGGGACGACTCCGCCGGGTCCTCCAGCTCAGCGGAGAGATTCCGATGGACCGCGGGTTCATGAACCTGGGGGCAAGCTCGGCGTCGCTCCTCGGGGCGACGCGGGAGCTCGAACGCGAGCTGGGCGTGGAGCTGTTCCCAACCATCTTCTTCGAGCACGGCAACCTCGAGGCGCTCGCCACGTACTTCGCCGAGAACCACGCGGACCGGCTGCGGGAGCTGCTCGACGCGCGGCCCGTGTCGATGCCAGCCCCCGCCGAGCGGGCCATCCCGACGCCACCTCCAGCCGAGCCGCGTCAGCAGGCGCCCACTCCCCGTGCTCCGCGCGCGGCGCCCGCGCCATCCCGTGAGCGGGCCAGCCGGTCCTCCGGCCCGGCCGACATCGCCATCGTCGGCGTGAGTGGCCGATATCCCAGCGCGCGCAACCTCCGGGACTTCTGGCGGGTGCTGGCCGAGGGGCGCGACTGCATCACGGAGATTCCCCGGGACCGCTGGGACCACTCCCGCTACTTCGACCCCGACCGGGAGAAGCCGGGCGGCGCCTACAGCAAGTGGGGCGGCTTCCTCGACGACGTCGACAAGTTCGACGCGCTCTTCTTCAACATCTCGCCACGAGAAGCCGAGCTGCTGGACCCACAGGAGCGGCTCTTCCTGGAGACCGCCTGGGGAGCCCTCGAGGACGCGGGCTACACGCGCGTGGGCATGCGCCGGGGAGGGCTCCGCCCCGAGGAGGCCGGCGTCTTCGTGGGCGTGATGTGGAGCAACTACCAGCTCTACGGCGCCGAGGAGGCGCGCCTCGGCCGCGGACCGCTGCCGGTCTCCGCGCACTGGAGCATCGCGAACCGCGTCTCCTACTTCTTCGACCTCCAGGGCCCGAGCCTCGCGGTGGACACGGCGTGCTCGTCCTCGCTGACCGCGCTCCACCTCGCCTGCGAGAGTCTGCGCAGCGGCGACTGTCGGTTGGCCCTCGCGGGCGGCGTGAATCTGTCCACGCATCCGTACAAGTACCTGGCGCTCAGCCAGGGGCGGTTCGTTTCGAGCGACGGGCGGTGCCGGAGCTTCGGCGAGGGCGGCGACGGCTACGTCCCTGGTGAAGGCGTGGGCGCCGTGGTGCTGCGCACGCTGGAGGACGCGGAGCGCGACGGAGACCACATCTATGCGGTCATCAAGGGGACTGCCATCAACCATGGCGGCCACGCGAACGGCTTCACCGTACCGAACCCGAACGCCCAGGCCGCGCTCATCCGCCGCGCGCTGGAGCGCTCCGGAATCGAGCCCTCGACCATCAGCTACATCGAGGCCCACGGGACGGGGACGGCGCTCGGCGACCCCATCGAGATTGCCGGACTCGCGCAGGCATTCCGCGAGCACATGCCCGGGACTGGCGTCTGCCCCATCGGGTCGGTGAAGTCGAACATCGGGCACCTGGAGTCGGCGGCCGGGATTGCCGCGCTGACGAAGGTGCTGCTGCAACTGGAGCACCGGACGCTCGTCCCGTCCCTTCACAGCACGCCCGCCAACCCGCACATCGACTTCGCCAGCACGCCGTTCCACGTCGTGCGCGAGCCCATGGAGTGGCGCCGGCCCGTCCGTGCGGACGGCGAAGAGGTTCCGCGCCGCGCCGCGGTGAGCTCCTTCGGCGCGGGCGGTTCGAACGGGCACGTCATCCTCGAGGAGTACGTGGAGGCCCGGAGCGTGGCCCCCGCATCCGCCCGGAGGGAGCTCGTGCTCCTGTCGGCGAAGAACCGTGAGCGGCTGCGAGAGCACGCGGCCCACCACCTGGAACGGCTGTCCGAGAACCCGCCGCCGCTCGGGGATGTGGCGTACACGCTCCAGGTCGCCCGTGAGGCGATGCCGGAGCGGCTCGCGCTCCTCGTCCGGGACGCTGACGAGCTGCGCGCGAAGCTCACGGCCTTCGTCGAGCGGGGCGAGCTCGGGGAAGGCGTGCATGCGGGGTCGGAGACGAGCAACTCCCCGCGCCTGCGAGGGTCCGACGCCGAGGACCAGGCGTATGTCCGCATGCTGTTCGAGGGCGGGAAGCTGGACCGGCTCGCGTCCTTCTGGACGTCGGGCTCCGAGATTGACTGGGGCCAGCTCCGTGCGAACGACGGGCGGAGGGTGCCCCTCCCGACGTACCCCTTCGCGCGGGAGCGCTACTGGATCGAAGAGGTCGAGAAGGACGAGAGCCAGGTGCGACCTGCGCCACGGCCCGAGGCGGATGTCCCCATTGCTCGCCCGAGCTGCCACGCCAGGGACTGGCGTGCCGCGCCGCTCCCAGGCGCATCCCCCCCCCTCTCGGCCCGGCGCCTCGTCATCCTCCATGACGCTTCCGCGCCCGAGTCGCTTCGTCACGCGATTGCGACGCTCGTCCCCGACCGGCTGCGCATCATCGAGGTCGGCCGAATCAACCGCGCCGCCGCCTCCGGCCGCCCGGCTCTGGACAGGGATGACCTCGATGCGGGCGCCGCGCTGGCTCGCGAGGTCCTGACCAGCGTCCGCGACGTCGCGGGCGTGCTGGACCTTTGCGACCTCACCCGCGCAGACGACGGCGGGCGCGTCGAGTACGGGCGAATCGGCTTCTACCAGGGAGCTCTGGCGGAGCGCGGGGCCGCGCCCTTCCTCCTGCTTCACGTCACGGCGGGACTCCTCTCCGGAGAGACCCTGGCCGGGGCGCCGCTCCATGGGCTCGTGACGGCCATCGCGGGCGAGTATCGCGGCGTCACCGCGCGAAGCATCGATGTGGAGCGCGGCGACATCGCACCCGAGTCCCTGTTCGCATTGCTCGCCTCCGAGGCGGAGCGGATTGCGCCCGGTGCCACTGGCCTGGCGACCGCCGGGCGCCAGGTCACCACCGGGGCAGACCCGTCCGCCACCGCCAAGGGCTCACTGAGCGACGAGCGGCATATCGCCACCAATGCAGCCCGAGCCGCCACCACCGCGGCCTCACCGACCGACGAGCGTCAGGTCCGCTACCGCAGCGGACAGCGACAGGTTCCCGCGCTGCGGGAAGTCACTCTGAAGCCAGGGCTGTCGGTCGCGGCTGACCGTGCCTATGTCATCTCCGGTGGGACTCGCGGGCTGGGTGCGGCCTTCGCCCGCTTCCTCATCGAGCGTGGCGCACGGAGGCTCGCGCTCCTCGGTGCGCAGGCGCTTCCTCCCCGCTCGGAGTGGGCTCGCGTCGCAGGAGAGGACTCGTCCGACGGGCAGAAGGTGCGCGCCATCCAGGAACTGGAAGCGCGAGGCGCGACGGTGCTCCTCTACACGGGGCGCATCACGGACCGCGCCGCGCTCCGGCGCTACTTCGCCGAGGTGCGCACGTCCCTCGGGCCCATCGCCGGAGTCCTCCATTGCGCGGGGGCCGTTTCCGACGAAAGCCCGGCCTTCCTCCACAAGACGCGCAGGGGCTTCGAGCGTGTGTTGGAGCCAAAGCTGGAGGGCACCCACGTCCTGGCAGACCTGCTCGAGGACGAGCGCCCCGACTTCTTCGTCCTCTTCTCCTCCGTGTCCGCCGTCGTCCCCAGCCTCGCGGTGGGGCTCTCGGACTACGCGCTCGCGAACTCCTTCCTCGACCGCTTCGCCGAGTACCAGCATCGCCACGGCCGGACGTGGTTCCGCTCGTTCAACTGGCCCTCGTTCCGCGACACGGGCTTTGGCGAGACGACCACCGACGCGTACCGGAGCGCCGGGCTCGCCGCGCTCAGCGTCGAGCAGGGCTTCGCGCTCCTCGATGGCGCGCTGGGCATCACGGGCGAGCCCGTCGTCCTTCCCAGCATCGGCACGCCCGTGCTCACGTCGGAAGCGCCGCCCAGGGCCGTCGCGGCAGCACCGCCTGCGCGCTCGGCAACGGTGGCCTCGGGAACCGGTGGTAGTCGCGCGGCGGCGTACGAGGCGCTCGTGCGAATCTTCTCGGCCGAGCTCAAGCTCGCTCCCGAGCGCTTCCGGGGCGATGTCCGCTTCGAGGAGTACGGCGCGGACTCGGTGCTCATCGCGTCAGCGGTGAAGCAGATCGAGAAGGTCATCGGCGCGGCGTTCGAGCCCGGGTTCCTGCTGGAACATCCGACGCTCGACTCGCTCTCCGCACTGCTCGTCGAGCGCCACCCGGAGCGCTTCACGGCTGCGCCCCATGCGCCTCCGGAGGAGCCGCCTCGGACGGTTCCTGTCTCCGCGCCCCGCCCGGCTCCCGCGCAGGTTCCTGTTCGCGCGGTGGAGTCCCCCGCCCCGAGCCCGTCCGCGTCGCCCGACCGGACGGTGCCGATTGCCATCGTCGGCATGGCCTGCCGCTTCCCCGGTGCACCAGACAAGGAGCGCTTCTGGGACAACCTCGCGCGTGGCGAATGCGCCATCCGGGAGGTTCCCCGCGAGCGCTGGGACCCTGCCCTGTTCTATTCGGCGGAGCCGGGGCCCGGACGCACGAACAGCAAGTGGGGCGGCTTCGTCGACGGTATCGACCTGTTCGACCCGGCGTACTTCCGCATCAACGAATCGCTCGCGTTGCAGATGGACCCCCTGCAACGGCTGATGCTCGAGACCTCGCTCCTCGCCACGTTGGACGCGGGCTACACGCGCGATGAACTGTCGAACCGCCGGGTCGGCGTCTATGTCGGCACGCGCGTCGGCAACTACATGAGCCGCATCGAGCAGCCGGAGAAGGGCACCATCGTCGGTGTCGGTCAGAACTTCATCGGCGCGCGAATCTCCGACTACTTCAACTGGCGCGGCAACAACGTCGTCATCGACAGCGCCTGCTCGTCCTCGCTGGTCAGTGTCCACCTCGCCTGCCAGGCGCTCCGCGAGCGGGAGATCGACGCGGCCGTCGCGGGCGGCGTCGACGTGATGCTCGACGAGCTCACCTATCTGACGCTGAGCGCGGCGGGAGCGCTCTCCCCAGACGGTCGCTGCTACACCTTCGACGAGCGCGCCAACGGCTTCGTCCCCGGAGAAGGCGTGGGCGCGCTGATGCTGAAGCGCCTGGACGATGCGCTCCGTGACGGCGACCGCATCCAAGCCGTCATCCGTGGGTCGGCGGTGAACAACGACGGACGCACCATGGGCATCACCACGCCGAACATGGAGGCGCAGGTCGAGGTCATCGAGGCCGCACTGGCGAAGAGCGGCCTCTCGGCGGCGGACGTCTCGTATGTGGAGGCGCACGGGACAGGGACGATGATTGGCGACCCCATCGAGCTGAAGGCGCTGGCCACGGTGTTCCGGCGGGCGACCGAGGCTCGTGGGTTCTGCGCGGTCGGCAGCGTCAAGACGAACCTCGGGCACCTGCTGTCGGCCGCGGGCATCGCGGGGCTGGTGAAGACGGCGCTCTCGCTCGACCGGAAGCAGCTCCCGCCAACGCTGCACTGCGACCGGCCGAACCCGCGCTTCGCGTTCGACCAGTCGCCCTTCTACGTCAACCGCGAGCTTCGCCCGTGGACCCTCCCCACCGGGCAGCTCCGGCGGGCGGGAATCAGCGCGTTCGGATTCGGCGGCACGAACTGCCACATGGTCCTCGAGGAGCACGTGGCCCCGTACGAGCCGCGCCGCACGCCGCTCCCGCCTCCCGCTTTCAACAAGCGCAGCTTCCTCCTCCCTGCACGCCGACGGAATGATGCCGGTGTGCCTCTCGCGGCCGCGCCGGCTCCGAGCCACGAGGCGCCACTCCTGCGCTTCGAGCCGCTCTCGAGCGCGCCGGGCGACGCCGCGCCAGTCCTTCGCTTCGAGCCGCTCGTCACCGAGCGGCCGGGCCGTTTGCCTTCGACGGGTGCAAAAGCGCCATGA